The Camelina sativa cultivar DH55 chromosome 14, Cs, whole genome shotgun sequence genome includes a window with the following:
- the LOC104743015 gene encoding BTB/POZ domain-containing protein At1g55760, whose protein sequence is MTDSAYRVDTISRLAQWRIHNLSSSTYRKSDPFKMGLWNWHLSVEKSKTLLNVKLYPEVSNLTRDNPPLASFALRVISSAGDRKALSHPEVIDKRIKTNEDFLWTIEVPLTGKIIIDVEFLDLKVLSQDSGEFYSIWADGSTENQSKATAVTSLGRMLTESIYTDIMINAAGGSIGAHRAVLAARSPVFRSMFLHDLKEKELSEINILDMPLDACQAFLSYIYGNIQNEDFLIHRLALLQAADKYDIADLKEACHLSLLDDIDTKNVLERLQNAYLYQLPELKASCMRYLVKFGKIFEIRDEFNIFMQCADRDLISEVFHEVLGTWKGF, encoded by the exons ATGACTGATTCTGCTTACAGAGTAGACACCATTTCTAGACTCGCCCAATGGCGAATCCACAACCTTTCTTCCTCCACTTACCGCAAGTCCGATCCTTTCAAGATGGGTCTTTGGAATTG gcacttgtctGTAGAGAAAAGCAAGACGCTATTAAATGTTAAGTTGTATCCAGAGGTATCAAACCTTACCAGAGACAATCCACCACTTGCTTCCTTTGCTCTTCGTGTTATCTCTTCTGCTGGTGATAGGAAAGCTTTATCTCATCCAG AAGTAATTGATAAGCGGATTAAGACAAACGAAGATTTTCTTTGGACGATTGAAGTTCCCTTAACTGGAAAAATCATCATCGACGTTGAGTTCCTTGACTTGAAGGTTCTGTCTCAAGAT AGTGGAGAATTTTACTCTATCTGGGCAGACGGTTCAACTGAGAATCAATCGAAAGCAACAGCGGTAACATCCCTAGGACGTATGTTGACAGAAAGCATTTACACAGACATAATGATCAATGCAGCTGGTGGAAGCATTGGTGCTCACCGAGCTGTTCTTGCTGCTCGTTCACCTGTTTTCCGCAGCATGTTTTTACATGACCTGAAAGAGAAAGAGCTGTCAGAAATAAACATACTGGACATGCCACTTGATGCTTGCCAAGCTTTTCTCAGTTATATCTACGGCAATATCCAGAACGAAGACTTTCTTATACACAGATTAGCACTCCTCCAAGCAGCTGATAAGTATGATATTGCTGATTTGAAAGAAGCGTGCCACTTGAGTCTTCTAGACGATATCGACACAAAGAATGTGCTGGAGAGGCTACAGAATGCTTATCTGTATCAGTTACCTGAACTGAAGGCTAGCTGCATGAGGTATCTTGTGAAGTTTGGTAAGATATTTGAGATCCGAGATGAGTTCAACATATTCATGCAATGTGCAGACAGAGATTTGATTTCTGAAGTCTTCCACGAAGTCCTCGGTACCTGGAAAGGATTTTAA
- the LOC104743016 gene encoding pectinesterase inhibitor-like — MNQFAGVLFLCIVLLSSFLGNTDSGMISDLCKHSDDPKLCLSSIISRPESGEFAGTSNQIEIIAISAASANASATSAYIKNKLGNEDLEPATEDTLEDCQKNYLDAVEQLDDSISAMLADAHADVDVWLKAAISAIESCGNALESRAGNDAELSQRNDMFLKLCNNALMINKMLT; from the coding sequence ATGAATCAATTCGCCGGAGTTCTCTTCCTCTGCATCGTTCTCCTCTCCTCCTTCCTCGGAAATACTGATTCCGGTATGATCTCCGATCTATGCAAACACTCCGACGATCCAAAACTCTGTCTATCCAGCATTATTTCACGTCCCGAGTCAGGCGAGTTCGCAGGCACCAGCAATCAGATCGAGATCATAGCTATCTCCGCCGCGTCGGCCAACGCTTCAGCCACTTCCGCCTACATCAAGAATAAGCTCGGCAACGAGGATCTTGAGCCGGCGACTGAGGACACGCTCGAGGACTGTCAGAAGAATTACCTAGACGCCGTTGAGCAGCTCGACGATTCGATCTCAGCCATGCTCGCAGACGCGCACGCCGATGTCGACGTCTGGCTGAAGGCGGCGATAAGCGCCATCGAGTCATGTGGAAACGCGTTGGAGTCACGCGCAGGGAACGATGCGGAGCTTTCGCAGAGGAACGATATGTTTCTTAAGCTTTGCAACAACGCTTTGATGATTAACAAAATGCTAACTTGA
- the LOC109128818 gene encoding uncharacterized protein LOC109128818, producing the protein MMKQRIVLKMDMSDGEKSMKKAMKIASAKSGVRSVSIQGQNDQLVLLGEGIDLAELTRELKKKVCNTSIITVQAAPPPQQQPQPMGQYNQMPPARRCTCEIPNSGFCGLCCSMSQQHTTYHMVPSQYPPPVLYCREETDVCRIL; encoded by the exons ATGATGAAG CAACGAATAGTTCTGAAGATGGATATGAGTGACGGTGAGAAATCGATGAAGAAAGCTATGAAGATCGCATCTGCAAAATCTG GTGTGAGATCGGTCTCGATTCAGGGACAGAACGATCAGTTAGTTTTATTGGGAGAAGGGATTGACTTGGCAGAGCTAACACGTGAGCTCAAGAAGAAAGTTTGTAACACGAGTATCATCACCGTGCAGGCTGCACCGCCGCCGCAGCAACAGCCACAGCCTATGGGCCAGTACAACCAGATGCCTCCGGCGAGAAGATGTACTTGTGAGATACCAAACTCAGGTTTCTGCGGATTATGTTGTTCTATGAGTCAGCAACATACTACTTATCATATGGTACCATCCCAGTATCCTCCTCCGGTGCTCTATTGTCGTGAGGAGACAGATGTTTGCAGAATTTTGTGA
- the LOC104743017 gene encoding uncharacterized protein LOC104743017 isoform X1, whose amino-acid sequence MAMRELSEVERDSEDEEEEVWVKHYSSNHQILLVGEGDFSFSHSLATLFGSASNICASSLDSYDTLVRKYKKARSNLETLKRLGALLLHGVDATTLQFHPDFRYRRFDRVIFNFPHAGFHGKESDSSLIRKHRELVFGFFHGASRLLRDNGQVHVSHKNKAPFCNWNLEELASRCFLVLIQRVAFEKSSYPGYENKRGDGTRCDQPFLLGECSTFKFRFSRVAKELYAEKVKGKEQASNLPQGLINMQPAVSFDHGYPQQIEFHGVSQRPVPFDLSYRGGDYNFWQVQDPCVQSRQRTSPLDYQKHRYSLFEDTHFSLGRNHAQFDDSLIELDKYRYTKRSSLLCQDSPFQTNHPRQEQFYESFNRLNGVALDSYEGMIQRMLKRTRFPHLYAGGSPERDRLLCQDFPVQASQEPLFECSNRSSGVFREIYDWEVRRMSTNTSFRHPYTGESQERSFTRQSNHNIHPPQHWIR is encoded by the exons ATGGCGATGAGAGAGCTCTCGGAGGTTGAGAGAGATagcgaggatgaagaagaagaagtatgggTCAAACACTACTCATCGAACCACCAGATACTTCTCGTCGGCGAAGGAGATTTCTCATTCTCTCACAGCTTAGCTACTCTCTTCGGCTCTGCTTCCAATATCTGCGCTTCCTCTCTCGATTCATACG ATACTTTGGTTAGAAAGTACAAGAAGGCAAGATCAAATCTTGAAACTTTGAAGCGACTTGGAGCATTACTTTTACATGGAGTTGATGCAACCACACTGCAATTTCATCCTGATTTTCGTTATAGAAGATTTGATCGTGTCATTTTCAACTTCCCCCACGCTGGTTTCCACGGCAAAGAGTCTGATTCCTCTCTTATACG GAAGCATAGAGAGCTGGTGTTTGGATTTTTCCATGGTGCAAGCCGTTTGCTAAGAGATAATGGACAAGTTCATGTCTCGCACAAGAACAAAGCACCTTTCTGTAACTGGAATCTTGAGGAGCTCGCTAGCAGATGCTTTCTTGTGTTAATTCAACGTGTGGCGTTCGAGAAGAGCAGTTACCCTGGTTATGAGAATAAGAGAGGAGATGGGACTAGATGTGACCAACCTTTCCTTTTGGGAGAGTGCAGTACTTTCAAATTCAGATTCTCTCGCGTCGCTAAGGAGCTGTATGCAGAGAAGGTAAAAGGGAAGGAACAAGCATCAAATCTTCCCCAAGGTCTTATAAATATGCAGCCTGCAGTGTCATTTGATCATGGGTATCCCCAACAAATTGAATTTCACGGTGTTAGCCAAAGACCAGTTCCGTTTGATCTCAGCTATCGCGGAGGAGACTATAACTTTTGGCAAGTCCAAGATCCTTGTGTTCAATCAAGACAGAGAACATCTCCATTGGATTACCAAAAACATAGATATTCGCTGTTTGAGGATACCCACTTTTCTCTTGGAAGAAACCATGCCCAGTTTGATGACAGCTTAATAGAGCTGGACAAGTACAGATACACTAAAAGAAGCAGCCTGCTTTGCCAAGACTCTCCTTTTCAAACAAATCATCCTCGCCAAGAACAATTCTATGAAAGCTTTAACCGCCTCAATGGAGTTGCGCTTGATAGTTATGAGGGGATGATACAAAGAATGCTAAAACGGACAAGGTTTCCTCATCTGTACGCTGGAGGATCACCAGAAAGAGACCGCCTGCTTTGTCAAGACTTTCCAGTTCAAGCTAGTCAAGAACCACTATTCGAATGCTCTAACCGCTCGAGTGGAGTTTTTCGTGAAATTTATGACTGGGAAGTACGACGAATGTCAACAAATACCAGCTTTCGCCATCCGTACACTGGAGAATCACAAGAACGAAGCTTCACTAGGCAGAGCAACCACAACATTCATCCTCCACAGCACTG GATACGTTGA
- the LOC104743017 gene encoding uncharacterized protein LOC104743017 isoform X2, with amino-acid sequence MELPLKDQRYTLVRKYKKARSNLETLKRLGALLLHGVDATTLQFHPDFRYRRFDRVIFNFPHAGFHGKESDSSLIRKHRELVFGFFHGASRLLRDNGQVHVSHKNKAPFCNWNLEELASRCFLVLIQRVAFEKSSYPGYENKRGDGTRCDQPFLLGECSTFKFRFSRVAKELYAEKVKGKEQASNLPQGLINMQPAVSFDHGYPQQIEFHGVSQRPVPFDLSYRGGDYNFWQVQDPCVQSRQRTSPLDYQKHRYSLFEDTHFSLGRNHAQFDDSLIELDKYRYTKRSSLLCQDSPFQTNHPRQEQFYESFNRLNGVALDSYEGMIQRMLKRTRFPHLYAGGSPERDRLLCQDFPVQASQEPLFECSNRSSGVFREIYDWEVRRMSTNTSFRHPYTGESQERSFTRQSNHNIHPPQHWIR; translated from the exons ATGGAGCTTCCTCTGAAAGATCAAAGAT ATACTTTGGTTAGAAAGTACAAGAAGGCAAGATCAAATCTTGAAACTTTGAAGCGACTTGGAGCATTACTTTTACATGGAGTTGATGCAACCACACTGCAATTTCATCCTGATTTTCGTTATAGAAGATTTGATCGTGTCATTTTCAACTTCCCCCACGCTGGTTTCCACGGCAAAGAGTCTGATTCCTCTCTTATACG GAAGCATAGAGAGCTGGTGTTTGGATTTTTCCATGGTGCAAGCCGTTTGCTAAGAGATAATGGACAAGTTCATGTCTCGCACAAGAACAAAGCACCTTTCTGTAACTGGAATCTTGAGGAGCTCGCTAGCAGATGCTTTCTTGTGTTAATTCAACGTGTGGCGTTCGAGAAGAGCAGTTACCCTGGTTATGAGAATAAGAGAGGAGATGGGACTAGATGTGACCAACCTTTCCTTTTGGGAGAGTGCAGTACTTTCAAATTCAGATTCTCTCGCGTCGCTAAGGAGCTGTATGCAGAGAAGGTAAAAGGGAAGGAACAAGCATCAAATCTTCCCCAAGGTCTTATAAATATGCAGCCTGCAGTGTCATTTGATCATGGGTATCCCCAACAAATTGAATTTCACGGTGTTAGCCAAAGACCAGTTCCGTTTGATCTCAGCTATCGCGGAGGAGACTATAACTTTTGGCAAGTCCAAGATCCTTGTGTTCAATCAAGACAGAGAACATCTCCATTGGATTACCAAAAACATAGATATTCGCTGTTTGAGGATACCCACTTTTCTCTTGGAAGAAACCATGCCCAGTTTGATGACAGCTTAATAGAGCTGGACAAGTACAGATACACTAAAAGAAGCAGCCTGCTTTGCCAAGACTCTCCTTTTCAAACAAATCATCCTCGCCAAGAACAATTCTATGAAAGCTTTAACCGCCTCAATGGAGTTGCGCTTGATAGTTATGAGGGGATGATACAAAGAATGCTAAAACGGACAAGGTTTCCTCATCTGTACGCTGGAGGATCACCAGAAAGAGACCGCCTGCTTTGTCAAGACTTTCCAGTTCAAGCTAGTCAAGAACCACTATTCGAATGCTCTAACCGCTCGAGTGGAGTTTTTCGTGAAATTTATGACTGGGAAGTACGACGAATGTCAACAAATACCAGCTTTCGCCATCCGTACACTGGAGAATCACAAGAACGAAGCTTCACTAGGCAGAGCAACCACAACATTCATCCTCCACAGCACTG GATACGTTGA
- the LOC104743017 gene encoding uncharacterized protein At4g26485-like isoform X3, protein MAMRELSEVERDSEDEEEEVWVKHYSSNHQILLVGEGDFSFSHSLATLFGSASNICASSLDSYDTLVRKYKKARSNLETLKRLGALLLHGVDATTLQFHPDFRYRRFDRVIFNFPHAGFHGKESDSSLIRCSLLQEA, encoded by the exons ATGGCGATGAGAGAGCTCTCGGAGGTTGAGAGAGATagcgaggatgaagaagaagaagtatgggTCAAACACTACTCATCGAACCACCAGATACTTCTCGTCGGCGAAGGAGATTTCTCATTCTCTCACAGCTTAGCTACTCTCTTCGGCTCTGCTTCCAATATCTGCGCTTCCTCTCTCGATTCATACG ATACTTTGGTTAGAAAGTACAAGAAGGCAAGATCAAATCTTGAAACTTTGAAGCGACTTGGAGCATTACTTTTACATGGAGTTGATGCAACCACACTGCAATTTCATCCTGATTTTCGTTATAGAAGATTTGATCGTGTCATTTTCAACTTCCCCCACGCTGGTTTCCACGGCAAAGAGTCTGATTCCTCTCTTATACG ATGTTCTTTGTTGCAGGAAGCATAG
- the LOC104743019 gene encoding protein BOLA1, chloroplastic produces the protein MFSSSIRLIVSGFHRTQTLKSPLNPPSVFVSAPKFFNSEWNSTGTGSRPVAMSSVEKTGSGSGAIESRAGRMREKLQKELEPVELVIEDVSYQHAGHAGMKGRTDGETHFNVKIVSEGFQGMNLVKRHRLVYDLLREELDTGLHALSIVSKTPSESPPPP, from the coding sequence ATGTTTTCATCTTCGATTAGGTTAATCGTATCTGGATTCCACCGGactcaaaccctaaaatcgcCGTTAAATCCTCCGAGCGTCTTCGTCTCCGCACCTAAATTCTTCAACTCCGAGTGGAATTCGACGGGAACTGGTTCAAGACCCGTCGCGATGAGCAGCGTTGAGAAAACCGGGTCGGGTTCGGGAGCAATCGAGAGTCGAGCGGGCAGGATGAGAGAGAAGCTTCAGAAAGAGCTCGAACCAGTGGAGTTAGTGATCGAAGACGTTTCGTATCAGCACGCCGGTCACGCCGGGATGAAAGGAAGAACCGACGGAGAGACGCATTTCAACGTGAAGATCGTTTCAGAAGGGTTCCAAGGTATGAATCTGGTGAAGAGGCATAGGTTGGTCTACGATTTGCTCAGGGAAGAGCTGGATACTGGATTACACGCTCTTTCTATCGTCTCTAAGACCCCGTCtgagtctcctcctcctccttaa